A stretch of Amycolatopsis balhimycina FH 1894 DNA encodes these proteins:
- a CDS encoding alpha/beta fold hydrolase, producing MGELDLGDGTLSYEERGTGRPVVFLHAGGMTRAMWDEQFAHLAGTHRVLRYDARGAGDSSDPPPEFSHREDLKKLLDTLDVERPVLVGCSFGSRVFLDFAVAHPDRVGGLFLSSPGISGMEFRDPYVLGLVAKTAEAARSGDGPGVLESVLRLWVDGPHRTPAEVDPEVRASCRTMLLDNARKGHPAPVIGTELGAIGRVAELRARTLVVTGDLDSTDIFAVADLVERETPHARHARVPGAAHMVNLEQPARFGELLDEFLA from the coding sequence ATGGGGGAACTCGATCTCGGCGACGGCACGCTGTCCTACGAAGAGCGCGGCACCGGACGGCCGGTGGTCTTCCTGCACGCGGGCGGGATGACCCGCGCGATGTGGGACGAGCAGTTCGCCCACCTCGCCGGGACGCATCGCGTCCTGCGCTACGACGCCCGCGGCGCGGGCGATTCGTCGGATCCGCCGCCGGAGTTCTCGCACCGCGAGGACCTGAAGAAGCTGCTCGACACCCTCGACGTCGAACGGCCGGTGCTGGTCGGATGTTCGTTCGGCAGCCGCGTGTTCCTCGACTTCGCGGTGGCGCACCCGGACCGCGTGGGTGGCCTTTTCCTCAGCTCGCCCGGAATCAGCGGCATGGAGTTCCGGGATCCCTACGTGCTCGGCCTGGTGGCGAAGACCGCCGAGGCGGCCCGCTCCGGCGATGGCCCCGGTGTCCTCGAATCGGTGCTGCGGCTGTGGGTGGACGGGCCGCACCGCACGCCCGCCGAGGTCGACCCGGAGGTCCGGGCGTCCTGCCGCACCATGCTGCTGGACAACGCCCGGAAGGGGCACCCGGCGCCGGTCATCGGAACCGAACTGGGCGCGATCGGCCGCGTCGCGGAACTCCGGGCCCGCACGCTCGTCGTGACCGGCGACCTGGATTCGACGGACATCTTCGCGGTGGCGGACCTCGTGGAACGCGAAACGCCGCACGCCCGCCATGCCCGTGTGCCCGGCGCCGCGCACATGGTGAACCTCGAGCAGCCCGCCCGGTTCGGCGAGCTGCTCGACGAGTTCCTCGCCTAA
- a CDS encoding alpha/beta fold hydrolase, producing MDLKTWAEQRGRVSTASGDVAYTDVGEGPVALFVHGVGINGLLWRKAMTELAGVRRCVALDLPGHGGSPVTPEQDLSLGGLARLLEDFCASLELDELDLVANDTGGAIAQVFAVHHADRLRTLTLTNCDTEGNLPPEAFRPVVELAERGELAPVSVRLAANPEQARTTVLGGGYEHPELVPEELLRAYVEPVFGTLESARQFERMLTSIQGKELDTIEPLLARFRVPTLLVWGTGDPNFGVEWAYRFRDTVPGVTEVVEVPGAKLFFPDERPEDLVPHLRRFWA from the coding sequence ATGGACCTGAAGACCTGGGCGGAGCAGCGTGGCCGCGTGTCGACCGCGTCCGGCGACGTGGCCTACACCGACGTCGGCGAGGGGCCGGTCGCCCTCTTCGTGCACGGCGTGGGGATCAACGGCCTGTTGTGGCGCAAGGCGATGACGGAGCTGGCGGGCGTGCGCCGCTGCGTCGCCCTCGACCTCCCGGGCCACGGCGGCTCGCCCGTGACGCCCGAGCAGGACCTCAGCCTGGGCGGACTGGCCCGGCTGCTCGAAGACTTCTGCGCGTCGCTCGAACTCGACGAGCTGGACCTGGTCGCCAACGACACCGGCGGCGCGATCGCGCAGGTCTTCGCCGTCCACCACGCCGACCGGCTCCGGACGCTCACCCTCACCAACTGCGACACGGAGGGCAACCTGCCGCCGGAGGCGTTCCGGCCGGTCGTCGAACTGGCCGAACGCGGCGAGCTGGCGCCGGTGTCCGTCCGGCTCGCCGCGAACCCGGAGCAGGCGCGGACGACCGTGCTCGGCGGCGGCTACGAACACCCCGAGCTGGTGCCGGAAGAACTCCTTCGTGCCTACGTGGAGCCGGTGTTCGGCACGCTGGAGTCGGCCCGGCAGTTCGAGCGCATGCTGACGTCGATCCAGGGGAAGGAGCTCGACACGATCGAGCCGCTGCTCGCGCGGTTCCGGGTGCCGACGCTGCTGGTGTGGGGCACCGGCGACCCGAACTTCGGCGTCGAGTGGGCGTACCGGTTCCGGGACACCGTCCCGGGCGTCACCGAGGTCGTCGAGGTGCCCGGCGCGAAGCTCTTCTTCCCCGACGAGCGGCCCGAGGACCTCGTGCCGCACCTGCGCCGCTTCTGGGCGTAG
- a CDS encoding TetR/AcrR family transcriptional regulator, with product MNKKIDRGQATREHLVAVATGLFTEHGYDGTSIEAVLRTAEVSRGALYHHFPGKDALFTAVLDAVYEQVEADGARAVEGITEPVAALRAACRAWIRITADPVVRQVLLIDAPAVLGWQRWRELDERRTLGKIKAALRFDGRIPAARVDLFAHVLLAGMNEIAMLVARAEDHTSAAAEGEAAAGDLLDRLLGA from the coding sequence ATGAACAAGAAGATCGACCGCGGCCAGGCGACCCGCGAGCACCTCGTCGCGGTCGCCACCGGCCTGTTCACCGAACACGGCTACGACGGCACCTCGATCGAGGCGGTGCTGCGGACCGCGGAGGTGAGCCGCGGTGCGCTCTACCACCACTTCCCCGGCAAGGACGCGCTGTTCACCGCCGTGCTCGACGCCGTCTACGAACAAGTCGAAGCCGACGGCGCACGAGCCGTCGAAGGGATCACCGAGCCGGTGGCGGCGTTGCGTGCGGCGTGCCGGGCCTGGATCCGGATCACCGCGGACCCGGTCGTGCGGCAGGTGCTGCTCATCGACGCGCCGGCCGTTCTCGGCTGGCAACGCTGGCGGGAACTGGACGAGCGACGCACCCTCGGCAAGATCAAGGCGGCGTTGCGGTTCGACGGCCGGATCCCCGCCGCACGGGTCGACCTGTTCGCGCACGTGCTGCTCGCCGGGATGAACGAGATCGCGATGCTGGTCGCCCGGGCCGAAGACCACACGAGCGCGGCCGCCGAAGGCGAGGCTGCCGCCGGCGACCTGCTGGATCGGCTGCTCGGAGCTTGA
- a CDS encoding alpha/beta hydrolase produces the protein MRSFALVGALVAGVGLAGTAGTAAAAEDSVVKPAVVGATAAVNWGACSADTLAGVPADQVKFYSCARYRVPIDHDNAALGTIDIALLKRAARTPDKRVGSLFLNPGGPGGSGLRMPISGQYYFQPQVLDRFDLVGFDPRGVGQSNPLRCFTTQEDADEVFSAQIPVPLTRAQISGTLASYRDYGQFCKNNAGSLLNHMSTKDVVRDLDTLRAAVGDRKLSYVGFSYGTLIGSTYASMFPKQSRAIVIDGNVDPALRTSDGVEYDRERAQGFEVSLDGFLKRCDQVGAKCAFSDGSPRAKFDELREYLRKQPITLPGGTVDINQFTGGVSGSLYSPSAFPSLAEDLQALYTAIHPAGAQAQAVRPQQLKVITKGKRGLADQNPDSPYLGDDSYFAVNCSDKPFRISQEQVPSIAAKWERESPTFGRYQTFADTAGCPVWPAKRPDTYRGPWHAKTDVPVVVVSNYYDPATRYKFGQRMAAELGNSRLLSVDAFGHCILGDALGVDKAVADYLTDLKVPASGQVFQPNVQPFETAAQG, from the coding sequence GTGCGGTCGTTCGCACTGGTGGGGGCGCTCGTGGCGGGGGTGGGGCTGGCCGGGACGGCGGGCACCGCCGCGGCGGCCGAAGACTCGGTGGTCAAGCCCGCCGTCGTCGGCGCGACCGCCGCCGTCAACTGGGGAGCCTGCTCCGCGGACACGCTCGCCGGAGTTCCCGCGGACCAGGTGAAGTTCTACAGCTGCGCGCGCTACCGCGTGCCGATCGACCACGACAACGCCGCGCTGGGCACCATCGACATCGCGCTGCTGAAGCGCGCCGCCCGCACGCCCGACAAGCGCGTCGGCTCGCTGTTCCTCAACCCCGGCGGCCCCGGCGGTTCGGGGCTGCGGATGCCGATCAGCGGCCAGTACTACTTCCAGCCGCAGGTCCTCGACCGCTTCGACCTCGTCGGATTCGACCCGCGCGGCGTCGGGCAGAGCAACCCGCTGCGCTGCTTCACCACGCAGGAGGACGCCGACGAGGTCTTCTCGGCCCAGATCCCGGTGCCGCTGACCCGCGCGCAGATCTCCGGCACGCTGGCCAGCTACCGCGACTACGGCCAGTTCTGCAAGAACAACGCGGGTTCGCTGCTGAACCACATGTCCACCAAGGACGTCGTGCGCGACCTCGACACGCTGCGCGCGGCGGTCGGCGACCGGAAGCTGAGCTACGTCGGCTTCTCGTACGGGACGCTGATCGGCTCGACCTACGCGTCGATGTTCCCGAAGCAGTCGCGGGCGATCGTGATCGACGGCAACGTCGACCCGGCTCTGCGGACCAGCGACGGCGTCGAGTACGACCGGGAGCGGGCACAGGGCTTCGAAGTCTCGCTGGACGGGTTCCTGAAGCGGTGCGACCAGGTCGGCGCGAAGTGCGCCTTCAGCGACGGCTCGCCGCGGGCGAAGTTCGACGAGCTGCGGGAGTACCTGCGCAAGCAGCCGATCACCCTCCCCGGCGGCACGGTCGACATCAACCAGTTCACCGGCGGGGTCTCGGGCTCCCTGTACTCGCCTTCGGCGTTCCCCAGCCTGGCCGAGGACCTGCAGGCGCTCTACACCGCGATCCACCCGGCGGGTGCGCAGGCCCAGGCCGTACGGCCCCAGCAGCTGAAGGTGATCACGAAGGGCAAGCGGGGCCTGGCGGACCAGAACCCGGACAGCCCGTACCTCGGTGACGACTCGTACTTCGCCGTCAACTGCTCCGACAAGCCGTTCAGGATCAGCCAGGAGCAGGTGCCGTCGATCGCCGCCAAGTGGGAGCGTGAGTCGCCGACCTTCGGCCGCTACCAGACGTTCGCCGACACGGCGGGCTGCCCGGTGTGGCCGGCGAAGCGGCCGGACACCTACCGCGGCCCGTGGCACGCCAAGACCGACGTCCCGGTGGTCGTCGTCAGCAACTACTACGACCCGGCGACGCGGTACAAGTTCGGGCAGCGGATGGCGGCCGAGCTCGGGAACTCCCGGCTGCTGTCGGTCGACGCGTTCGGCCACTGCATCCTCGGTGACGCCCTCGGCGTCGACAAGGCCGTGGCCGACTACCTGACCGACCTCAAGGTGCCGGCGAGCGGCCAGGTGTTCCAGCCGAACGTCCAGCCGTTCGAGACGGCGGCGCAGGGCTGA
- a CDS encoding nitroreductase family deazaflavin-dependent oxidoreductase produces the protein MRTARFVVWADKKLHKAFGGRVSLVALAGLPSLRLTTTGRQSGQPRSTNLLYFPRGGDFVLTASNWGRPNDPAWALNLRADPKCQVALAGKPVETVARELHGDEYDRMWAELLEFWPGYRMEQREANRPLPVFVLNRPVR, from the coding sequence ATGCGCACAGCCCGGTTCGTCGTCTGGGCGGACAAGAAACTGCACAAGGCGTTCGGCGGCCGGGTGAGCCTCGTGGCGCTCGCCGGGCTGCCGTCGCTGCGCCTGACGACGACCGGCCGCCAGAGCGGGCAGCCGCGCAGCACCAACCTGCTCTACTTCCCGCGCGGCGGCGACTTCGTGCTGACGGCGTCCAACTGGGGCCGCCCGAACGACCCGGCGTGGGCGCTGAACCTGCGTGCCGACCCGAAGTGCCAGGTGGCGCTGGCCGGCAAGCCGGTCGAAACCGTCGCGCGGGAGCTGCACGGCGACGAGTACGACCGGATGTGGGCCGAGCTGCTCGAGTTCTGGCCGGGGTATCGGATGGAGCAGCGGGAGGCGAACCGGCCGTTGCCGGTTTTCGTGCTGAACCGGCCGGTACGGTAG
- the egtD gene encoding L-histidine N(alpha)-methyltransferase, whose amino-acid sequence MTEVDLDHHRSGDAVTAELRADVVAGLTAARKWLPPKWFYDADGSELFEKITQLPEYYPTRSEREVLAAHAGDVAELTGAHTLVELGSGSSEKTRLLLDALTGHGTLEAFVPLDVSESALADAAEAISRDYPGLTVRGVVGDFTQHLALLPDGQPRVVAFLGGTIGNFLPAERAAFLRSVREVLDEGEWLLLGTDLVKDPGILERAYDDAAGVTAEFDKNVLRVINARLGANFDLDEFEHVSHWDAENEWIEMRLRARRALTVEIPGADLTVTFAEGEHVRTEISAKFRPSGVEAELAAAGFALERWWTDSQQRFGVSLARSVRG is encoded by the coding sequence ATGACCGAAGTCGATCTCGACCACCACCGCTCCGGCGACGCCGTCACCGCGGAACTGCGCGCGGACGTCGTCGCCGGGCTGACCGCCGCGCGGAAGTGGCTGCCGCCCAAGTGGTTCTACGACGCCGACGGCAGCGAGCTGTTCGAGAAGATCACCCAGCTGCCGGAGTACTACCCGACCCGCAGCGAACGCGAGGTGCTGGCCGCGCACGCCGGCGACGTCGCGGAACTGACCGGCGCGCACACGCTCGTCGAGCTGGGCTCGGGGTCGAGCGAGAAGACCCGGCTGCTGCTCGACGCGCTGACCGGGCACGGGACCCTGGAGGCGTTCGTCCCGCTCGACGTGTCCGAGTCCGCGCTGGCCGACGCCGCCGAGGCGATCTCGCGGGACTACCCGGGACTGACCGTCCGCGGTGTCGTCGGGGACTTCACCCAGCACCTTGCCCTGCTGCCGGACGGCCAGCCCCGCGTGGTGGCGTTCCTCGGCGGGACGATCGGCAACTTCCTGCCCGCCGAGCGCGCGGCCTTCCTCCGCTCGGTCCGTGAGGTGCTCGACGAAGGGGAGTGGCTGCTGCTCGGCACCGACCTGGTCAAGGACCCCGGGATTCTCGAACGCGCCTACGACGACGCCGCGGGTGTCACCGCCGAGTTCGACAAGAACGTGCTGCGGGTGATCAACGCCCGCCTCGGCGCGAACTTCGACCTCGACGAGTTCGAGCACGTCTCGCACTGGGACGCGGAGAACGAGTGGATCGAGATGCGGCTGCGGGCCCGGCGGGCACTCACGGTCGAGATCCCGGGCGCGGACCTCACGGTGACCTTCGCCGAAGGGGAGCACGTCCGCACGGAGATCTCGGCCAAGTTCCGCCCGAGCGGCGTCGAGGCCGAGCTGGCCGCGGCCGGGTTCGCGCTGGAGCGCTGGTGGACCGACTCCCAGCAGCGGTTCGGGGTGAGCCTGGCAAGATCCGTGCGTGGCTAA
- the egtC gene encoding ergothioneine biosynthesis protein EgtC, which translates to MCRHIGYLGEPLSPAGVLFHAPHSLLVQSYKPADMRGGGSVNADGFGLGWYPGPGSAPLRHRRSTPLWTDETLPPLAAAVTSGAFVAAVRNGTTGMPVTEPAAAPFTAGRWLFSHNGFVRGWPGSLAELAKDLPVTELLTLEAPTDSAVLWAILRARLATGEDPLEAVAAMTVAVETAAPGSRLNFLLTDGETLIGTAWTHALSVLETPAGVLLSSEPCDGDPRWRPVPDHHAVRATAAGVDLLPLTEERP; encoded by the coding sequence GCCGCTTTCGCCCGCCGGGGTGCTCTTCCACGCGCCGCATTCGCTGCTGGTGCAGTCGTACAAGCCGGCGGACATGCGCGGCGGCGGCTCGGTCAACGCCGACGGGTTCGGGCTGGGCTGGTACCCCGGCCCGGGCTCGGCGCCGCTGCGCCACCGCCGGTCCACTCCACTGTGGACGGACGAGACGCTGCCGCCGCTGGCGGCCGCGGTGACTTCGGGCGCGTTCGTCGCCGCGGTCCGCAACGGCACCACCGGCATGCCGGTGACCGAACCGGCCGCGGCGCCGTTCACCGCCGGGCGCTGGCTGTTCAGCCACAACGGCTTCGTCCGCGGCTGGCCCGGCTCGCTGGCCGAGCTCGCCAAGGACCTGCCGGTCACCGAGCTGCTCACCCTGGAGGCCCCGACCGACTCGGCGGTGCTCTGGGCGATCCTGCGCGCCCGGCTCGCCACGGGCGAGGACCCGCTGGAAGCGGTGGCGGCCATGACCGTCGCCGTCGAGACGGCCGCGCCCGGCTCCCGGCTCAACTTCCTGCTCACCGACGGCGAAACGCTGATCGGCACCGCCTGGACCCACGCGCTGTCCGTGCTGGAAACCCCGGCCGGCGTGCTGCTGTCCTCCGAACCCTGTGACGGCGACCCCCGCTGGCGACCCGTCCCCGACCACCACGCCGTGCGCGCCACGGCGGCCGGCGTCGACCTGCTGCCCCTGACCGAGGAGCGTCCATGA